Proteins co-encoded in one Streptomyces roseochromogenus subsp. oscitans DS 12.976 genomic window:
- a CDS encoding polyprenyl synthetase family protein: AVLGAEAAGADGRAGVPAAVAVELVHAFSLLHDDIMDGDPTRRRRPAVWKAYGTGPAVLAGDALFALAVETLATVPQGAGAVRLLSAALADLVRGQADDLLFAARPCTGPERVTPGEYRAMAEGKTGALLGCAAALGAVLGGADETTAGALDRAGRHLGVAYQLVDDVLGL; the protein is encoded by the coding sequence TGGCGGTGCTCGGCGCCGAGGCGGCGGGCGCCGACGGGCGGGCCGGTGTCCCGGCGGCGGTGGCGGTGGAACTGGTGCATGCCTTCTCACTGCTGCACGACGACATCATGGACGGCGACCCGACCCGGCGCCGTCGCCCCGCCGTGTGGAAGGCGTACGGCACGGGCCCGGCGGTGCTCGCCGGTGACGCCCTGTTCGCGCTGGCGGTGGAGACCCTCGCCACCGTGCCGCAGGGGGCCGGCGCCGTACGGCTGCTGTCGGCGGCGCTCGCCGATCTGGTGCGCGGGCAGGCCGACGACCTGCTGTTCGCCGCCCGGCCGTGCACCGGTCCGGAGCGGGTGACCCCCGGCGAGTACCGGGCGATGGCGGAGGGCAAGACGGGCGCGCTGCTGGGCTGTGCCGCCGCGCTGGGCGCCGTGCTCGGCGGGGCGGACGAGACCACGGCCGGCGCGCTGGACCGGGCCGGACGGCATCTCGGCGTCGCCTACCAGCTGGTCGACGACGTGCTGGGCCT